Proteins encoded by one window of Methanobacterium sp. CWC-01:
- a CDS encoding DUF2769 domain-containing protein, translating to MDLFQELLEELRNLSEEDRAKKLKEMEGDCVCPICPTYEDCGKGENVFCITQKSSCVDMELGCLCPTCPLAQKYKIGVLYNFYCHRGTEKEQREG from the coding sequence ATGGATTTATTCCAAGAACTGCTGGAAGAACTAAGAAATTTAAGTGAGGAAGATCGTGCTAAAAAGCTTAAAGAAATGGAAGGTGACTGTGTCTGCCCCATCTGCCCCACCTATGAGGACTGTGGGAAGGGAGAAAACGTCTTCTGCATCACCCAGAAAAGTAGCTGTGTAGATATGGAACTGGGATGCCTGTGTCCCACCTGTCCTTTGGCACAAAAATATAAAATAGGAGTGCTTTACAACTTCTATTGTCACCGTGGGACAGAAAAAGAGCAGCGAGAGGGTTAA
- a CDS encoding small multi-drug export protein — protein MSLESVIAVFATSALELWLAIPLGLALGLNPVIIALASMAGSIFAVLVVALTGANLRNRILRWRYKNEPTQHHRWYQIWNKYGVMGLGLISPLIFGAPLGTAVGMALGAKKEKLVIWMSLGILIWSLGLTWAGFMGMLNLQSFIQ, from the coding sequence ATGAGCCTAGAATCAGTGATAGCAGTTTTTGCAACCAGTGCACTGGAACTATGGTTAGCCATTCCCCTGGGTCTGGCTTTGGGTTTAAATCCGGTTATTATCGCATTGGCATCCATGGCCGGCTCCATATTTGCTGTTTTAGTTGTGGCCCTCACCGGTGCTAACTTGAGAAACCGCATCCTCAGATGGAGGTATAAAAATGAGCCGACTCAACACCATCGGTGGTATCAGATTTGGAATAAGTATGGAGTCATGGGCCTGGGGTTAATCTCTCCACTTATTTTTGGTGCGCCACTGGGAACCGCCGTTGGAATGGCCTTAGGAGCTAAAAAAGAAAAGTTAGTTATCTGGATGAGTTTAGGTATCCTGATCTGGAGTTTAGGTCTCACTTGGGCCGGATTCATGGGAATGTTAAATTTGCAAAGCTTTATTCAATAA
- a CDS encoding C1 family peptidase, with protein MDNRNGMGWLKDYPDFRDYSVSRKSLKPLMDKMGIADPLKAAPENIDLREWCPPVEDQGQLGSCTANAGVGMVEYFEKRAFGKHLDASRLFLYKATRNLMKVTGDTGAYLRTTMQALVLFGVPPEEYYPYVVEDFDLEPPAFTYSFAQSYQALQYLRLDPLQTDTEVLLDRIKTNLAAGLPSIFGFTVYNSIQDSAATGKIPYPCKGEQVMGGHAVMAVGYDDKMEIKNSSCKNKTTGAILIRNSWGTKWGKEGYGWLPYEYVTKGLATDWWTLIKNEWVDTEQFGIEE; from the coding sequence GTGGATAACAGGAATGGTATGGGTTGGTTAAAAGATTATCCCGACTTCCGGGATTACAGTGTGAGTCGAAAGAGTTTAAAACCGCTTATGGATAAAATGGGCATCGCTGATCCGTTAAAGGCAGCCCCTGAAAACATAGATCTCAGGGAATGGTGCCCTCCTGTGGAAGATCAGGGACAGCTAGGCTCCTGCACAGCTAATGCAGGAGTGGGAATGGTGGAATATTTTGAGAAAAGAGCATTTGGTAAACATCTGGATGCCTCACGCCTTTTTTTATACAAGGCCACCAGAAACCTTATGAAGGTTACTGGGGACACCGGGGCCTACCTAAGGACTACCATGCAGGCTCTGGTCCTTTTCGGAGTACCTCCCGAGGAATACTATCCCTATGTGGTGGAAGACTTTGACTTGGAGCCACCAGCCTTCACTTATTCTTTCGCGCAGAGTTATCAGGCCTTACAGTACCTTCGTCTTGATCCTCTGCAGACTGATACAGAAGTTCTTTTAGACAGAATCAAAACCAATCTAGCCGCGGGACTGCCATCTATATTTGGCTTTACAGTATACAACTCCATACAAGATTCAGCGGCCACTGGTAAGATACCTTACCCCTGTAAGGGAGAGCAGGTCATGGGTGGACATGCCGTGATGGCCGTGGGCTACGATGATAAAATGGAAATAAAAAATTCTTCCTGCAAAAATAAAACCACCGGGGCTATATTAATACGAAACTCCTGGGGGACAAAGTGGGGTAAAGAGGGATATGGCTGGTTACCCTACGAATACGTTACTAAAGGATTAGCCACTGATTGGTGGACACTGATAAAAAACGAGTGGGTGGACACCGAACAATTTGGTATAGAAGAGTAA
- a CDS encoding inositol-3-phosphate synthase, which produces MDKIRIAIIGIGNCASSLIQGIYYYQDKEADDAIGLMHWDIGGYLPSDLEVVAAFDIDQRKVGKDVNKAIFAPPNCTQVFCPDLSPSGVKVEMGCVLDGVAAHMAEFDENHTFVVSEESEKSKEEIVKILKDKDVEILVNYLPVGSEEAVRFYAECALEAGVALINSMPVFIVSDPVWAARFEEKGIPIVGDDIKAQIGATITHRTLANLFRERGVKLERTYQLNTGGNTDFLNMLNRSRLDSKKESKTEAVQSVLGKRLDSENIHIGPSDYVPWQKDNKLCFLRMEGKTFGDVPMNIELRLSVEDSPNSAGCVIDAVRCCKLALERGIGGQLTSISAFTMKHPPEQYTDDLAREMVDEFIAGERER; this is translated from the coding sequence TTGGATAAGATAAGGATCGCGATTATTGGCATAGGAAATTGTGCAAGCTCACTCATACAAGGTATTTACTACTATCAGGATAAGGAAGCAGATGATGCTATTGGACTCATGCACTGGGATATTGGAGGATATCTGCCTTCTGATCTGGAAGTGGTGGCTGCCTTCGACATAGACCAGCGCAAGGTTGGTAAAGATGTGAATAAAGCCATATTCGCCCCACCGAATTGTACCCAGGTATTCTGTCCAGACTTATCACCATCAGGAGTTAAAGTTGAAATGGGGTGCGTATTAGACGGAGTAGCTGCCCACATGGCGGAATTTGATGAAAATCATACCTTTGTAGTTTCAGAAGAATCAGAAAAAAGCAAAGAAGAGATTGTTAAGATTTTAAAGGATAAAGATGTGGAGATTCTGGTGAACTACCTGCCCGTAGGATCTGAAGAAGCTGTACGTTTCTATGCAGAATGTGCTCTGGAGGCGGGTGTAGCTCTAATAAACTCCATGCCCGTGTTCATAGTTAGCGATCCGGTATGGGCGGCCAGATTTGAAGAAAAAGGAATACCAATAGTGGGTGATGACATAAAGGCACAGATAGGTGCTACTATTACTCATCGTACCCTGGCCAATCTTTTCCGGGAAAGGGGAGTCAAACTGGAACGTACCTATCAACTTAACACCGGTGGGAACACAGACTTTTTAAACATGCTCAACCGCAGCCGTCTGGATTCTAAAAAGGAATCTAAAACTGAAGCAGTTCAATCCGTATTGGGAAAAAGGCTGGATTCAGAAAATATACACATAGGTCCCAGTGACTACGTACCCTGGCAGAAAGATAATAAGCTCTGTTTCCTTCGTATGGAAGGTAAAACCTTTGGAGATGTTCCCATGAACATTGAATTACGTCTTTCAGTAGAGGATTCACCTAACTCGGCTGGTTGTGTCATCGATGCCGTGCGCTGCTGCAAACTTGCCCTGGAACGGGGAATAGGCGGACAGTTAACTTCCATATCTGCATTTACCATGAAACACCCCCCTGAGCAGTACACCGATGATCTGGCCAGGGAGATGGTGGATGAGTTTATTGCCGGGGAAAGGGAGAGATAG